A window of Mytilus edulis chromosome 10, xbMytEdul2.2, whole genome shotgun sequence contains these coding sequences:
- the LOC139490685 gene encoding glucose dehydrogenase [FAD, quinone]-like, whose translation MRILEKTKAFKEIGATYNRLDFKGICDTEEFASDEYWECIIRYWGMTGHHSASTCRMGSKTDPTSVVDPQLRVKGISGLRVADASVMRHLTSGNTNAPCIMIGEKAADLIRGKDTAKAFRDKIKHLKL comes from the exons ATGCGTATATTGGAGAAGACAAAAGCTTTTAAAGAAATAGGTGCAACTTATAACAGATTGGATTTCAAGGGTATATGTGACACAGAAGAGTTTGCTTCCGATGAGTACTGGGAATGTATTATACGATACTGGGGCATGACAGGACACCACTCTGCATCAACATGTCGCATGGGGTCGAAGACAGACCCTACTTCCGTTGTGGATCCACAACTTAG gGTAAAAGGAATATCAGGATTACGTGTGGCTGATGCCTCGGTGATGAGACATTTAACATCAGGGAATACAAATGCACCATGTATAATGATTGGCGAGAAAGCAGCAGATCTCATTAGAGGCAAAGATACTGCCAAGGCGTTCAGGGATAAGattaaacatttgaaattataa